In Desulfovibrio psychrotolerans, a single window of DNA contains:
- a CDS encoding phage baseplate protein, which yields MSDVLSKSSGPVLLRPTRSIGGLYPDVVVEESHEDALQVTEHPVEQGAAISDHAFKKPATVVIRGGVSDASAENTGGERRSVEFYNTLLELQKSRELFDLVTGKRLYRNMLLETLSTVTDNAGEHALMFTAACREVVVVTTRTTTVPPRSRHAQPGKTGATSDAGQKQPRQSILKGGFG from the coding sequence ATGAGCGATGTGCTTTCCAAATCCTCCGGGCCGGTACTGCTGCGGCCCACGCGCAGTATAGGCGGACTGTATCCCGATGTGGTGGTCGAGGAAAGCCACGAAGATGCCCTGCAGGTCACCGAGCACCCCGTTGAGCAGGGCGCGGCAATCAGCGACCATGCGTTCAAAAAACCCGCAACGGTGGTCATCCGGGGCGGAGTTTCCGATGCCAGTGCGGAAAACACCGGCGGGGAACGCCGGAGCGTAGAATTTTACAACACGCTACTCGAGCTGCAGAAATCGCGTGAACTGTTCGACCTGGTGACGGGCAAGCGCCTGTATCGCAACATGCTGCTGGAGACGCTTTCGACAGTTACTGACAACGCCGGAGAACATGCTCTGATGTTTACTGCGGCCTGCAGAGAAGTCGTCGTCGTAACCACACGCACGACCACGGTGCCGCCACGTAGCCGCCATGCCCAGCCGGGAAAGACCGGCGCAACATCAGACGCGGGACAGAAGCAGCCCAGGCAGAGCATTTTGAAAGGCGGGTTTGGCTAA
- a CDS encoding phage baseplate plug family protein: MTTFIIPLTPEPQSFGITLAGRELRLTIRWFETVEGGWVMDVYEPESAAPIVCGVPLVAGADLFGPYDYLNLGGELRIDSELPPAYDTLGNGVDLLFITSDGESA, translated from the coding sequence ATGACGACCTTTATCATCCCCCTGACCCCGGAACCGCAGTCGTTCGGCATTACCTTGGCTGGTCGCGAGCTGCGCCTGACCATTCGCTGGTTTGAAACTGTGGAAGGCGGATGGGTGATGGATGTTTATGAACCGGAAAGCGCCGCCCCTATTGTGTGCGGAGTACCGCTTGTTGCCGGTGCCGACTTGTTCGGTCCGTATGACTACCTGAATCTGGGGGGCGAGCTGCGCATTGATAGTGAGTTACCCCCTGCCTATGACACGCTGGGCAATGGCGTTGATCTGCTGTTCATAACCTCGGATGGAGAAAGCGCATGA
- a CDS encoding phage protein, which translates to MIDQWLRQCSLIVAGSGSRGLELGDLRVSFTVRKGDLETPNSAEIRVYNLSADTANRIRREFTRVVLMAGYSQLGTIFDGTIRQVRQGRENGTDTWLEIIAADGDGAYNFATVNTTLAAGSTPADRVSVCQSSMAEKGAGTGYIPDLGNQALPRGKVMYGMAREHMRGIAETTDTGWSIQDGKVQMLPRNGYLPGAAVVLTHETGLVGTPEQTQDGIKVRALLNPQLRIGARVKLDNASVQRVKTDLKANTVLAPALDHDGIYRVLTIEYRGDTRGNDWYADMVCLGIDDTSRVPLDVAR; encoded by the coding sequence ATGATAGATCAATGGTTGCGGCAGTGCTCCCTGATAGTTGCCGGATCTGGCTCTCGCGGGCTTGAACTGGGCGACCTGCGTGTATCGTTTACTGTTCGCAAGGGCGACCTGGAAACACCCAACAGCGCGGAAATACGGGTTTACAACCTGTCTGCAGACACGGCCAACCGCATCCGTCGGGAGTTTACCCGCGTGGTGCTCATGGCCGGTTACTCGCAGCTCGGTACTATCTTTGACGGTACAATCCGGCAGGTCCGTCAGGGCCGTGAAAACGGTACGGACACCTGGCTGGAGATCATCGCGGCGGACGGCGACGGAGCCTACAATTTCGCCACGGTAAACACCACGCTGGCCGCAGGTTCCACTCCGGCCGACCGCGTGAGCGTGTGCCAATCGTCCATGGCAGAAAAGGGAGCCGGGACGGGATACATACCGGACCTGGGCAACCAGGCGCTGCCGCGCGGCAAGGTCATGTACGGCATGGCCAGGGAGCATATGCGGGGCATTGCCGAAACTACTGACACTGGCTGGAGCATACAGGACGGCAAGGTGCAGATGCTGCCACGGAACGGGTATCTGCCAGGCGCGGCCGTTGTGTTGACGCACGAGACTGGCCTGGTGGGCACCCCTGAACAGACACAGGACGGGATCAAGGTTCGCGCACTGCTCAACCCCCAGCTGCGGATAGGTGCCCGCGTCAAATTGGACAACGCCAGTGTGCAGCGCGTGAAGACAGACCTGAAGGCAAACACGGTGCTCGCGCCGGCGCTGGACCACGACGGTATATACCGGGTGCTCACAATTGAATATCGCGGCGACACACGCGGTAACGACTGGTATGCGGACATGGTGTGTCTGGGGATTGATGATACGTCGCGGGTACCGCTGGACGTGGCGAGGTAA